The Actinomyces sp. oral taxon 414 genome has a segment encoding these proteins:
- a CDS encoding ABC transporter ATP-binding protein, whose translation MGLLDALEAQAPGTAYAEADLVRRVVREARGDRGRLLAAGALGLLVGLANAALPLLITAALDAAVAGRGTTRVLALLAAGALVGGAGWLLGVVSGGLAGAASENLVLRLRRALLRALPGKGLAFFQSHATGDLASRVVVDTAQAGGMIRTVVGALGDAVLVIGLSAVLLVIDLELGAVTLALGVLICAVTFVFRRVSRVCARRMAQSTGALAGHVLEITAGAEAIRSFGAQTTAECEFDELHGRWYRATLAVNRLFSGIFPALVALTGCATVAVVAVGGPRVADGSLALPTWFLFLQCIALFWGPITGLSSVWSSVQSGLASAERVFSVIDEQPQGLLTGTIAPEDLKGRIEMDDVSFRYAGAAGDQLRHVSLSIEPGERVAVVGPTGAGKSTLLKLLLGAFGDYRGDIRFAGIELQDIDPAALRRRIGVVTQEVHLFEGSVADNIAAGLPGATREQVEAVCAQLAGGEWVTLFDQGLDTRLQHNGARLSAGQRQLVVLARVLLEDPDILLLDEPTSNLDPLTDWSVQQALSDAARGRTCIMVAHRPQTLYWVDRVVVVRDGAVEAQGRVDEVEVRDEDLAGR comes from the coding sequence ATGGGACTTCTAGACGCGCTCGAGGCGCAGGCGCCCGGCACGGCGTACGCGGAGGCGGACCTCGTCCGCCGCGTGGTGCGCGAGGCGCGCGGGGACCGGGGGCGGCTGCTCGCCGCGGGGGCCCTCGGTCTGCTGGTCGGCCTGGCGAACGCCGCCCTGCCGCTGCTCATCACCGCCGCTCTCGACGCGGCGGTGGCCGGCCGCGGCACGACCCGGGTCCTCGCGCTGCTGGCCGCCGGCGCCCTCGTGGGCGGCGCCGGCTGGCTGCTGGGCGTCGTCAGCGGCGGACTGGCGGGCGCCGCCTCGGAGAACCTGGTGCTCCGGCTGCGCCGCGCCCTTCTCCGGGCGCTCCCCGGGAAGGGGCTCGCCTTCTTCCAGTCGCACGCCACGGGCGACCTCGCCTCGCGCGTGGTGGTCGACACCGCCCAGGCGGGCGGCATGATCCGCACGGTGGTGGGAGCGCTCGGCGACGCCGTGCTGGTCATCGGTCTGTCGGCCGTCCTGCTCGTGATCGACTTGGAACTCGGCGCCGTGACGCTCGCGCTCGGCGTGCTCATCTGCGCGGTCACTTTCGTGTTCCGCAGGGTGAGCCGCGTCTGCGCCCGGCGCATGGCGCAGTCCACCGGCGCGCTCGCCGGTCACGTCCTCGAGATCACGGCCGGCGCCGAGGCGATCCGGTCGTTCGGCGCGCAGACGACGGCCGAGTGCGAGTTCGACGAGCTGCACGGCAGGTGGTACCGCGCCACGCTCGCCGTGAACAGGCTCTTCAGCGGGATCTTCCCCGCGCTGGTGGCCCTCACCGGTTGCGCCACCGTGGCCGTCGTGGCCGTCGGCGGTCCGAGGGTTGCGGACGGGAGCCTGGCCCTGCCGACGTGGTTCCTCTTCCTCCAGTGCATCGCCCTGTTCTGGGGCCCGATCACCGGCCTGTCCTCGGTGTGGAGCTCCGTGCAGTCCGGCCTGGCCTCCGCCGAGCGCGTCTTCTCGGTGATCGACGAGCAGCCCCAGGGGCTGCTCACCGGGACCATCGCGCCCGAGGACTTGAAGGGCCGGATCGAGATGGACGACGTGTCGTTCCGGTACGCCGGTGCGGCCGGCGACCAGCTCCGCCACGTGTCCCTATCGATCGAGCCGGGGGAGCGGGTCGCCGTCGTCGGGCCGACGGGGGCCGGCAAGAGCACCCTGCTCAAGCTGCTCCTCGGGGCGTTCGGCGACTACCGCGGCGACATCCGGTTCGCCGGGATCGAGCTGCAGGATATCGACCCGGCCGCCCTGCGCCGGAGAATCGGGGTGGTCACCCAGGAGGTCCACCTCTTCGAGGGGTCCGTCGCGGACAACATCGCGGCCGGACTCCCCGGGGCGACCCGGGAGCAGGTGGAGGCGGTCTGCGCCCAGCTGGCCGGCGGCGAGTGGGTGACGCTGTTCGACCAGGGACTGGACACCAGGCTCCAGCACAACGGCGCACGGCTGTCGGCCGGGCAGCGCCAGCTCGTCGTCCTGGCGCGCGTGCTGCTTGAGGACCCGGACATCCTCCTGCTCGACGAGCCCACCTCCAACCTCGACCCCCTGACCGACTGGAGCGTACAGCAGGCGCTGAGCGACGCCGCCCGCGGGCGGACCTGCATTATGGTCGCCCACCGGCCCCAGACGCTGTACTGGGTGGACCGCGTGGTCGTCGTCCGCGACGGCGCCGTCGAGGCGCAGGGCCGCGTCGACGAGGTCGAGGTCCGGGACGAGGACCTCGCGGGCCGGTAG
- the aspS gene encoding aspartate--tRNA ligase, whose translation MLRTRDAGSLRPADIGSTVTLAGWVDRRRDHGGVAFIDLRDASGIAQVVIREEIAHDLRAEYVLAVTGEVARRPEGNANPNLPTGEIEVVVADVEILNPAAPLPFQVSDHAEDAGRVGEETRLKYRYLDLRRSPMSRAIRLRAEVNRAARRVLDAHGFVEIETPTLTRSTPEGARDFLVPARLAPGSWYALPQSPQLFKQLLMVAGMERYYQIARCYRDEDFRADRQPEFTQLDVEMSFVDQDDVIAVAEDVLREIWALIGHELPTPIARMTYRDAMERYGTDKPDLRFDCELVELTDYFKDTTFRVFRADYVGAVVMPGGASQSRRTLDAWQDWARQRGARGLAYVTVAEDGTLGGPVAKNITDAERAGLARAVGARPGDCIFFAAGAVDASRALLGAARLEIAGRCGLIDEAQWSFVWVVDAPLFKPSAEARAEGDVALGKSAWTAVHHAFTSPKPECLDTFDADPGGALAYAYDIVCNGNEIGGGSIRIHRRDVQERVFAVMGIDEARAREKFGFLLDAFAFGAPPHGGIAFGWDRIVSLLTGADSIRDVIAFPKIGAGWDPLTDAPAPITPEQRKEAGVDAVPEDESGSAAQGEGDKGEKTRRG comes from the coding sequence GTGCTGCGAACCCGTGACGCCGGGTCCCTGCGACCCGCGGACATCGGATCGACCGTCACCCTGGCCGGCTGGGTGGACCGGCGCCGGGACCACGGCGGCGTCGCCTTCATCGACCTGCGCGACGCCTCGGGCATCGCCCAGGTGGTCATCCGCGAGGAGATCGCCCACGACCTGCGCGCCGAGTACGTCCTGGCCGTCACCGGCGAGGTGGCGCGCCGCCCCGAGGGCAACGCCAACCCGAACCTGCCCACCGGCGAGATCGAGGTCGTCGTGGCCGACGTCGAGATCCTCAACCCCGCCGCCCCGCTGCCCTTCCAGGTCTCCGACCACGCCGAGGACGCGGGCCGGGTCGGCGAGGAGACGCGGTTGAAGTACCGCTACCTCGACCTGCGCCGCAGCCCCATGAGCCGCGCCATCCGCCTGCGCGCCGAGGTCAACCGGGCCGCCCGCCGGGTCCTGGACGCCCACGGCTTCGTCGAGATCGAGACCCCCACCCTGACCCGCTCCACCCCCGAGGGCGCGCGCGACTTCCTCGTGCCCGCCCGCCTGGCGCCCGGGTCCTGGTACGCCCTGCCGCAGAGCCCCCAGCTGTTCAAGCAGCTGCTCATGGTCGCCGGCATGGAGCGCTACTACCAGATCGCCCGCTGCTACCGCGACGAGGACTTCCGCGCCGACCGCCAGCCCGAGTTCACCCAGCTCGACGTGGAGATGAGCTTCGTCGACCAGGACGACGTCATCGCCGTGGCCGAGGACGTGCTGCGCGAGATCTGGGCCCTCATCGGCCACGAGCTGCCCACACCCATCGCGCGCATGACCTACCGCGACGCCATGGAGCGCTACGGCACCGACAAGCCGGACCTGCGCTTCGACTGCGAGCTGGTGGAGCTGACCGACTACTTCAAGGACACGACCTTCCGGGTCTTCCGCGCCGACTACGTGGGCGCCGTCGTCATGCCCGGCGGGGCCTCGCAGTCGCGGCGCACCCTCGACGCCTGGCAGGACTGGGCCAGGCAGCGCGGGGCGCGGGGCCTGGCCTACGTGACCGTGGCCGAGGACGGGACCCTGGGCGGGCCGGTGGCCAAGAACATCACCGACGCCGAGCGTGCCGGGCTGGCCCGGGCCGTCGGCGCTCGGCCCGGCGACTGCATCTTCTTCGCCGCCGGCGCCGTGGATGCCTCGCGCGCCCTGCTGGGTGCCGCCCGCCTGGAGATCGCCGGGCGCTGCGGCCTGATCGACGAGGCGCAGTGGTCCTTCGTGTGGGTGGTGGACGCCCCCCTGTTCAAGCCCTCGGCCGAGGCCCGCGCCGAGGGCGACGTGGCGCTGGGCAAGTCCGCGTGGACCGCCGTCCACCACGCCTTCACCTCGCCCAAGCCCGAGTGCCTGGACACCTTCGACGCCGACCCGGGCGGCGCCCTGGCCTACGCCTACGACATCGTGTGCAACGGCAACGAGATCGGCGGCGGCTCCATCCGCATTCACCGCCGCGACGTCCAGGAGCGGGTCTTCGCCGTCATGGGCATCGACGAGGCCCGGGCCCGGGAGAAGTTCGGCTTCCTGCTGGACGCCTTCGCCTTCGGCGCCCCGCCGCACGGCGGCATCGCCTTCGGCTGGGACCGCATCGTCTCCCTGCTCACCGGCGCGGACTCCATCCGCGACGTCATCGCCTTCCCCAAGATCGGCGCGGGCTGGGACCCGCTGACCGACGCGCCCGCCCCCATCACGCCCGAGCAGCGCAAGGAGGCCGGCGTGGACGCCGTCCCGGAGGACGAGTCCGGCTCAGCGGCCCAGGGCGAGGGGGACAAGGGGGAGAAGACGAGGCGGGGCTGA
- a CDS encoding DUF4232 domain-containing protein — translation MEPPPLPRLRRWALTAAVHLTGTVVSLVALSQTALLLAFSSPLALFDPFEDCALNVLELPEKQVVAGSHHGVTTCDVVDPVTGAVLAVVPLQPSWWPRAVAGALALGALAVLAAAAALCVRHTARPRRYREACALLALALAASAASIPTASWVHAHDERVDESALRAARAVAAAHPPPSPPPTPRALDPAAEPSEPAEPGESGESPTPVDTAPAPACRAGDLLLTHVVDGASLGGKRYSVIAATNASTADCAIGGWPQVSVVDDAGRVLDVPVVLVDEDGREPSPDAAQAAPVSWLLPPGARVTSTLCWSIGQSRTATRFLQVRLDGRDVRVLDAPDDPSLTDGDTVRPLEIPEGFPLRVEPWTAKRP, via the coding sequence ATGGAACCGCCCCCGCTGCCCCGCCTGCGCCGCTGGGCGCTGACGGCCGCGGTGCACCTGACCGGGACCGTCGTCAGCCTCGTCGCGCTCTCGCAGACGGCGCTCCTGCTGGCCTTCAGCAGCCCGCTCGCCCTCTTCGACCCGTTCGAGGACTGCGCCCTCAATGTGCTCGAGCTTCCCGAGAAGCAGGTCGTCGCGGGCAGCCACCACGGGGTGACCACCTGCGACGTCGTCGATCCGGTCACCGGCGCAGTGCTCGCCGTCGTGCCCCTGCAGCCGTCGTGGTGGCCGCGGGCCGTGGCGGGCGCCCTCGCCCTGGGGGCGCTCGCCGTCCTCGCCGCCGCGGCGGCGCTGTGCGTGCGGCATACGGCGCGCCCCCGGCGCTACCGGGAGGCCTGCGCCCTTCTGGCGCTGGCCCTGGCCGCGAGCGCGGCGAGCATTCCGACGGCGTCCTGGGTCCACGCCCATGACGAGCGCGTCGACGAGTCCGCCCTCCGGGCGGCGCGCGCCGTCGCGGCGGCGCATCCGCCTCCGAGCCCGCCGCCGACGCCCCGCGCCCTCGACCCCGCCGCAGAGCCCTCAGAACCCGCCGAACCGGGCGAATCGGGCGAATCGCCGACGCCCGTCGACACCGCGCCCGCCCCGGCCTGCCGGGCGGGGGACCTCCTCCTCACCCACGTCGTGGACGGGGCGAGCCTGGGCGGCAAGAGGTACTCGGTCATCGCGGCGACGAACGCCTCGACCGCCGACTGCGCGATCGGCGGTTGGCCGCAGGTCTCCGTCGTCGACGACGCCGGCCGGGTCCTCGACGTGCCCGTCGTCCTGGTTGACGAGGACGGGCGGGAGCCCTCCCCGGACGCGGCGCAGGCGGCCCCGGTCTCCTGGCTCCTGCCGCCCGGGGCCCGGGTCACGAGCACCCTGTGCTGGTCCATCGGCCAGTCCCGGACCGCGACCCGTTTCCTGCAGGTGCGGCTGGACGGGCGGGACGTGCGCGTCCTCGACGCCCCGGACGACCCCTCGCTCACCGACGGAGACACCGTTCGACCGCTGGAGATCCCCGAGGGATTCCCCCTGCGCGTGGAGCCCTGGACGGCGAAGCGCCCCTGA
- a CDS encoding ABC transporter ATP-binding protein codes for MSAAEHLGPDQHLGPDQWFRGWVWPCLLSRWGRLAAYAVVAALGQVAAAGVPWLTGSAVNIAVGSDTSMPLTRMALLLLALIAVSGCLGILQVIIAETLSTAVARDTRNALFRGILRRGRGRSMLSPGDLTARQIGDSIEVGLLVSPGGDLLVEVVLGALVPLILIALISPQLLLTPLIFCVLFWWTMAAHTRRLSGVSADERELNGALSSTVAETLGSMQTQILTGASVASVDRVLETAEAHRDTAARQHRDNARFTPALVFVVMMLPAAGHALVLLHHGDISPGAAVAFLGLFAAFRGALQTGSASTGFINAGRAAARRVWEVLVDLHDGARGEGTGRAVAGDILLEGVTVRLGDRTVLDHVDLHVPSGAHLALLGSTGSGKSTLARLITGELLPDEGRVLIDAAPASDLAADASVSRVAVVPQHTHLFSRTIGENIALGAHGADPASVEAAARRARLDDLLETLPAGLGTRVAEAGTTLSGGQRQRIGLARALITRPAVLVLDDWTSAVDPRTAESLRAVIRTEPRPTVIEITNRVADAIEADLVVVLHRGAVIAMGAPDDLRNSSAVYRRLLASTRASAADRSPKGAASWDF; via the coding sequence ATGAGCGCGGCGGAGCACCTGGGCCCCGACCAGCACCTGGGCCCCGACCAGTGGTTCCGCGGGTGGGTCTGGCCCTGCCTGCTGTCCCGCTGGGGCCGGCTTGCGGCATACGCCGTTGTCGCCGCGCTCGGACAGGTCGCCGCCGCCGGCGTCCCGTGGCTCACCGGATCGGCGGTGAACATCGCGGTCGGGTCGGACACCTCCATGCCGCTGACCCGCATGGCGCTGCTCCTGCTCGCCCTCATCGCCGTCTCCGGGTGCCTCGGGATCCTGCAGGTCATCATCGCCGAGACGCTGTCGACGGCCGTCGCGCGCGATACCCGCAACGCGCTCTTCCGGGGGATCCTGCGCCGCGGGCGCGGACGGAGCATGCTCTCGCCGGGTGACCTCACGGCGCGGCAGATCGGCGACTCCATCGAGGTGGGGCTGCTCGTGTCGCCGGGCGGCGACCTCCTCGTCGAGGTGGTGCTCGGGGCGCTGGTGCCCCTGATCCTCATCGCCCTAATCAGCCCGCAGCTGCTGCTGACGCCGTTGATCTTCTGCGTGCTCTTCTGGTGGACGATGGCGGCGCACACCCGGCGACTCAGCGGGGTGTCGGCCGACGAGCGGGAGCTCAACGGCGCGCTGAGCAGCACGGTCGCCGAGACCCTGGGCTCCATGCAGACCCAGATCCTCACGGGGGCGTCGGTCGCATCGGTCGACCGGGTGCTCGAGACGGCCGAGGCCCACCGCGACACGGCTGCGCGGCAGCACAGGGATAACGCGCGCTTCACGCCCGCGCTGGTCTTCGTCGTCATGATGCTGCCGGCCGCCGGGCACGCGCTGGTGCTGCTGCACCACGGGGATATCTCACCGGGCGCGGCCGTGGCCTTCCTGGGCCTGTTCGCTGCCTTCCGCGGGGCGCTGCAAACGGGCTCCGCCTCGACCGGATTCATCAACGCCGGCCGGGCCGCCGCACGCCGCGTATGGGAGGTGCTTGTGGATCTGCACGACGGCGCCCGGGGCGAGGGGACCGGTCGGGCGGTCGCCGGCGACATCCTCCTCGAGGGGGTCACGGTGCGCCTGGGCGACCGGACCGTGCTGGACCACGTGGACCTACACGTCCCCTCCGGCGCCCACCTGGCCCTTCTGGGGTCCACCGGCAGCGGGAAATCGACCCTCGCCCGCCTGATCACCGGCGAGCTGCTGCCGGACGAGGGGCGCGTGCTGATCGACGCGGCCCCCGCCAGCGATCTCGCCGCGGACGCCTCGGTGTCCCGGGTCGCCGTCGTGCCCCAGCACACGCATCTCTTCTCGCGCACCATCGGGGAGAACATCGCCCTCGGGGCGCATGGGGCCGATCCGGCCTCCGTCGAGGCGGCCGCGCGCAGGGCGCGTCTGGACGATCTGCTCGAGACGCTGCCCGCCGGCCTGGGGACCCGGGTCGCCGAGGCGGGCACGACGCTGTCAGGAGGGCAGCGCCAGCGCATCGGCCTGGCTCGGGCTTTGATCACCCGGCCCGCCGTCCTGGTCCTCGACGACTGGACCTCCGCGGTGGACCCGCGGACGGCGGAGAGCCTGCGCGCCGTCATACGCACCGAGCCCCGACCGACGGTGATCGAGATCACCAACCGGGTCGCCGACGCGATCGAGGCCGACCTGGTGGTCGTCCTGCACCGCGGTGCGGTGATCGCCATGGGCGCACCGGACGATCTGAGGAATAGCTCGGCCGTCTACCGCCGGCTCCTGGCCTCCACCCGGGCGAGTGCAGCGGACAGGTCACCCAAAGGAGCCGCATCATGGGACTTCTAG